From Virgibacillus ihumii, the proteins below share one genomic window:
- a CDS encoding carbon-nitrogen family hydrolase: protein MKYSICQMEVIPGNPDANREKVAAWLEKTVAHENPDIAVLPEMWTTGYTLPDLPQYADSDGEPTSTFLCDLAKKHDVNIIGGSFANKKNEKIYNSSIAIDRSGTVVYRYDKIHLVPMLDEPTYLAGGENHAEVFELAGVKMGLIICYDLRFPELMRKLALGGAQVVHVVAEWPAARKEHWRILQQARAIENQMFVVSSNSIGSYNDVEYAGNSMVIDPWGTVQAEGDGVSEQTINSTISLDIAKKVRKEVPVFSSRVPEFY, encoded by the coding sequence ATGAAATACAGTATTTGTCAGATGGAAGTGATTCCGGGAAACCCTGATGCGAACAGGGAAAAAGTAGCTGCTTGGCTGGAGAAAACAGTTGCTCATGAAAATCCGGATATTGCTGTGCTGCCGGAAATGTGGACAACAGGGTATACCCTGCCTGATTTGCCGCAATATGCTGATTCGGATGGAGAACCGACGAGTACCTTTTTGTGCGATTTGGCAAAAAAACATGATGTGAACATCATTGGCGGCTCATTTGCGAATAAAAAGAACGAAAAGATTTATAATTCCAGTATTGCAATCGATCGAAGCGGAACGGTTGTGTATCGTTATGACAAAATTCATCTCGTCCCGATGCTTGATGAACCAACATACTTGGCTGGTGGAGAAAACCATGCGGAAGTTTTTGAACTGGCCGGTGTGAAGATGGGGCTTATTATTTGTTACGATCTTCGCTTTCCGGAATTGATGCGAAAACTCGCACTTGGTGGAGCACAAGTTGTTCATGTTGTGGCAGAATGGCCGGCAGCACGTAAAGAGCACTGGCGGATATTGCAACAGGCACGAGCAATTGAAAATCAGATGTTCGTCGTATCAAGTAACAGTATTGGTTCATATAACGATGTCGAATACGCCGGAAATTCGATGGTGATTGATCCGTGGGGAACGGTTCAGGCTGAAGGAGATGGCGTTAGTGAACAAACCATTAATTCCACCATTTCACTGGACATTGCCAAAAAAGTCAGGAAGGAAGTGCCTGTCTTTTCGAGCAGAGTTCCGGAATTTTATTAA
- a CDS encoding helix-turn-helix domain-containing protein codes for MAIKLDYIGKKIKQLRLKQKKTQQQVADECAISKSLLSKIENGQTSSAIATLSKISDSLNVPLTWILDNQEEQDLVLLHKQEREARVGDENMGYSYELLANRSQFTGIEPTIVYVTPKDSNVRHEAYTHTQDEFIFILEGSIYLFYDGTRHFMEKGDSAHFKGEKQHLFIPVDNKPAKVLTVFID; via the coding sequence ATTGCAATCAAGCTGGATTATATCGGAAAAAAAATTAAACAATTACGGTTAAAGCAAAAAAAGACGCAGCAGCAGGTAGCAGATGAATGTGCTATATCCAAAAGCTTATTGTCAAAAATCGAAAATGGACAAACCTCTTCTGCCATTGCAACACTATCCAAAATCAGTGACTCATTAAATGTTCCGCTCACCTGGATTCTTGACAATCAGGAAGAGCAGGACCTTGTGCTGCTTCATAAACAGGAACGGGAAGCAAGGGTGGGCGATGAAAATATGGGTTACTCCTATGAACTGCTGGCAAACCGTTCGCAGTTTACAGGGATTGAACCGACGATTGTTTATGTCACTCCAAAGGATTCGAATGTGCGGCATGAAGCGTATACCCATACACAGGATGAATTTATTTTTATATTGGAAGGATCGATATATCTTTTCTATGATGGGACCAGACACTTTATGGAAAAAGGTGACAGCGCCCATTTCAAGGGTGAAAAACAGCACCTGTTCATTCCTGTTGATAACAAGCCGGCCAAAGTGCTGACTGTTTTTATCGACTGA
- a CDS encoding tripartite tricarboxylate transporter permease — protein sequence MDMMLILQMVLASIGGAALYTIIGIAPGTDETAVLAPVTIALALLEVSPYIILAFFISAIVAKKLTDSIPVAVAGIPGGVMAAPMVEHAMVLKRHGLPEVSIKKMASGSVVGTFVSIPVSFLIASLIIPYADEISKYAGLIFFLGAVFLALMTRNKLLSLAIIVPFALMIQGLRHLYWGLDIVPEDTTVFVSFFLGITIGPIAFTLFELLSKKKRKKLSGLGDKEIALKKSVKEKGIPNPFKILTGRETGSAAFGSFIGSVTFFLSPVGMTVFLGEVLSRHIKDPVKRASRAISTMDGLTNASYISGTLIPLIAIGLPLSPMAIGPAAGLFNAPPVFTPEHNIHHILSKGEIMTATIIGAVCALVITYFVTIKYASQICAFVFRFVPHEALIGLFAGLVVMLAFMDAGVLNIFGTILIALVAGLLHRKGVNYGVMFMILYAAPWMLGLFS from the coding sequence ATGGATATGATGCTGATTTTGCAGATGGTGTTGGCAAGTATCGGCGGGGCTGCTTTGTACACAATCATCGGGATAGCGCCGGGAACTGATGAAACGGCTGTTCTGGCTCCGGTTACGATTGCACTGGCACTGCTGGAAGTATCCCCTTATATAATACTTGCATTTTTCATTTCCGCAATTGTTGCAAAAAAATTAACCGACTCCATACCTGTGGCGGTAGCAGGGATTCCAGGCGGAGTTATGGCTGCACCAATGGTCGAGCATGCGATGGTGCTGAAAAGGCATGGTCTGCCGGAAGTCAGTATCAAAAAAATGGCATCGGGCTCGGTTGTTGGGACATTTGTTTCCATTCCGGTCAGTTTTTTAATTGCCAGCCTGATTATTCCATATGCGGATGAAATCAGTAAGTATGCCGGGCTTATCTTTTTCCTTGGAGCAGTGTTTCTGGCACTGATGACCCGCAATAAATTATTATCGTTAGCAATCATTGTTCCGTTTGCCCTGATGATTCAGGGGTTGCGCCATCTGTACTGGGGATTGGACATTGTTCCTGAAGACACCACCGTCTTTGTGTCGTTTTTTCTCGGGATTACGATTGGTCCGATTGCTTTTACCTTATTTGAGCTGTTAAGCAAGAAGAAACGTAAAAAATTATCCGGACTTGGCGACAAAGAGATTGCCTTAAAAAAATCGGTGAAGGAAAAGGGGATTCCGAACCCGTTTAAAATTTTGACAGGCAGGGAAACCGGCTCAGCAGCGTTCGGGAGTTTTATTGGGTCCGTAACGTTTTTTCTTTCGCCTGTAGGAATGACCGTATTTCTTGGGGAAGTACTTTCCAGACATATTAAGGATCCTGTTAAACGTGCGTCCAGAGCGATTTCGACGATGGATGGCCTGACGAACGCATCGTATATTTCTGGGACACTCATTCCGCTGATTGCGATTGGATTGCCGTTGTCACCGATGGCAATTGGCCCTGCAGCAGGTTTGTTCAATGCACCACCTGTTTTTACCCCTGAACATAATATTCATCACATCCTTTCGAAGGGTGAAATCATGACAGCAACGATTATTGGAGCAGTATGCGCGCTTGTCATCACGTATTTTGTTACAATAAAATATGCAAGCCAGATTTGTGCATTCGTATTCAGGTTCGTTCCACACGAAGCGTTGATTGGACTGTTCGCTGGTCTAGTTGTTATGCTTGCATTCATGGACGCTGGCGTGCTGAATATCTTCGGGACGATTTTAATCGCGCTCGTTGCCGGTTTGCTGCACAGAAAAGGGGTCAACTATGGTGTGATGTTTATGATTTTATATGCAGCACCATGGATGCTTGGCTTGTTCAGCTGA
- a CDS encoding hydroxymethylglutaryl-CoA lyase: MLQWPKYVQLKEVGPRDGLQNEKIWVPTEDKIAWINKLSESGVREIEFSSFVNPKWIPALADAREVGMRIKRNPDTSYSALVPNMKGLEYALEAEVDGASVFMSASETHNRKNINKSIDDTYPVLGEVIQEAKNAGKQVTGYVSTVFDCPYEGKINPDQVLRVCDKLFESGADNLSLGDTIGSAVPSQVEALLEAVLARFPEDKIIMHFHNTRGMAIANIMTSLRYGITRFDSAVGGLGGCPYAPGAAGNVATNDVLYLLHGLGIETGIDDSKIEEAAFFIQDKLEKKLPSKSLAYAASAK; encoded by the coding sequence ATGTTACAATGGCCAAAATATGTTCAGCTGAAAGAAGTTGGTCCGCGTGACGGACTGCAGAATGAAAAAATTTGGGTGCCAACAGAGGATAAGATTGCTTGGATTAACAAGTTGTCTGAGTCAGGCGTAAGGGAAATTGAGTTTTCATCGTTTGTTAACCCGAAATGGATTCCAGCGTTAGCTGATGCGCGTGAGGTTGGCATGCGGATTAAAAGAAATCCGGATACATCCTATTCCGCACTTGTTCCCAACATGAAAGGTCTAGAATATGCTCTGGAAGCAGAAGTTGATGGTGCATCCGTATTTATGTCGGCAAGTGAAACGCATAACCGGAAGAATATCAACAAATCAATTGACGACACATATCCGGTGCTGGGTGAAGTTATACAAGAGGCGAAAAACGCCGGAAAACAGGTAACCGGTTATGTGTCAACTGTATTTGACTGTCCGTATGAAGGGAAAATAAATCCGGATCAGGTATTGCGCGTGTGTGATAAGCTGTTTGAAAGTGGTGCAGACAATCTTTCACTGGGCGATACAATAGGTTCGGCGGTTCCTTCACAGGTGGAAGCGTTGCTGGAGGCAGTATTGGCCCGTTTTCCGGAAGATAAAATTATCATGCATTTTCATAACACACGAGGTATGGCTATTGCAAACATCATGACATCGCTCCGCTATGGTATCACCCGGTTTGACAGTGCTGTCGGAGGACTTGGCGGCTGTCCATATGCGCCAGGTGCAGCAGGAAATGTGGCAACAAATGATGTGTTATATTTATTACACGGACTTGGAATTGAAACTGGCATCGATGACAGTAAAATAGAGGAGGCAGCATTTTTTATCCAGGATAAATTGGAAAAAAAACTTCCAAGTAAATCACTTGCATATGCTGCAAGCGCCAAATGA
- a CDS encoding hydroxymethylglutaryl-CoA reductase, degradative, producing the protein MTSRLSGFYKMTPKQRLDKVAEHLDGGLTEDEKKVLSGKRGFTTEDADHMVENVIGYLPIPLGVAVNFKVNGEDVIVPMATEEPSVIAAASHAAKFSYDAGGFTTSYSGSIMRGQVQVTKLKNPYTKMAKIYENKEKIIRLCNEQDRTLVSFGGGAKDLDVRIIPANGEEVLVIHLLIDTKDAMGANAVNTMAEAVTPLVEKITGGEVVLRILSNLADKRVVRARATFQNPFDGDEAKMDKFLSAHQLAVADPYRAATHNKGIMNGISAVVLATGNDTRAIEAGAHAYAAVSGRYQSLTQFERNGDSITGMIEIPLAVGLVGGATQSHQVAKLAAKILQATTAERLAGIIASVGLAQNFAALKALAGDGIQKGHMKLHVRNMAMTAGANDNQLDEVVRIASEQGKFGFDEINGIIQSLNQNEEE; encoded by the coding sequence GTGACGTCACGTTTGTCGGGATTCTATAAAATGACGCCCAAACAGCGGCTGGATAAAGTAGCTGAACATCTTGACGGCGGGCTTACCGAAGACGAGAAAAAGGTTTTGAGCGGCAAGCGTGGATTCACCACTGAAGATGCAGATCATATGGTGGAAAATGTGATTGGCTATTTACCGATCCCACTTGGTGTCGCGGTGAACTTTAAAGTGAATGGTGAGGATGTAATCGTTCCTATGGCGACAGAAGAGCCGTCAGTGATTGCTGCTGCGAGTCATGCCGCTAAATTCTCGTATGATGCAGGTGGTTTTACGACGTCATACTCCGGGTCGATTATGCGTGGTCAGGTTCAGGTAACGAAGCTGAAAAATCCTTACACGAAGATGGCCAAAATTTATGAAAACAAAGAGAAGATTATTAGGTTATGCAATGAACAGGACCGGACACTGGTATCGTTTGGCGGTGGAGCGAAGGATCTTGATGTCCGTATCATTCCGGCAAATGGTGAAGAAGTGCTTGTTATCCACCTGCTGATTGATACGAAAGATGCCATGGGTGCTAATGCGGTAAATACGATGGCTGAAGCTGTAACACCTTTAGTCGAAAAAATAACCGGCGGTGAGGTTGTCCTGCGCATTTTGTCCAACCTAGCTGATAAGCGCGTTGTTCGGGCACGTGCAACGTTCCAAAATCCATTTGACGGAGATGAAGCGAAAATGGATAAATTTTTAAGTGCCCACCAACTCGCGGTTGCTGATCCGTACCGTGCTGCGACACATAACAAGGGGATTATGAATGGCATCTCTGCAGTTGTGCTGGCAACCGGTAATGATACAAGAGCAATTGAGGCAGGTGCGCATGCCTATGCAGCCGTATCCGGAAGGTATCAATCACTGACACAATTTGAGCGGAACGGCGACTCGATAACAGGAATGATTGAGATTCCATTGGCTGTGGGTTTGGTTGGCGGTGCTACACAATCGCATCAAGTCGCAAAACTTGCAGCAAAAATTTTGCAGGCAACAACTGCCGAACGACTGGCGGGTATCATTGCATCAGTCGGGCTGGCACAGAACTTTGCCGCGCTGAAAGCATTGGCTGGAGACGGTATTCAAAAGGGACACATGAAACTGCACGTGCGTAATATGGCAATGACGGCAGGTGCAAATGATAACCAGCTTGATGAAGTTGTTCGCATTGCATCAGAGCAAGGGAAATTTGGTTTTGATGAGATAAACGGAATTATTCAGTCACTTAACCAAAATGAGGAGGAATAA
- the thrB gene encoding homoserine kinase: MKKFSISIPASSGNLGPGFDSAGMALNLYLTLHVEERGQWEILHESPYLPSVTDYTEHLIYQTAEKVAIRYQKQLPGCKVTIESDIPLARGLGSSASAVLAGIELANQLCDLNLTSEQKLQYGTEIEGHPDNVAPALYGGIVFSAETADGIIEHLKTGPGGLELVIYIPDTELKTEKARRLVPDTFSRNHASSASAISNVMVAAMLSGDYALAGRMMERDMFHEPYRAEVIPNYELIRRNAKKKGAFGTVISGAGPSMISFVPDGEGKRVCRDMKEVLSDYDVAVLKIDEMGLKVEK, from the coding sequence ATGAAAAAATTCAGCATTTCCATTCCGGCCTCCTCCGGTAACCTGGGGCCCGGATTTGACTCCGCCGGTATGGCGTTGAACCTTTATTTAACACTGCATGTGGAGGAGCGGGGGCAATGGGAAATTTTGCATGAGTCTCCATATTTGCCATCAGTCACTGATTATACAGAGCATCTTATTTATCAGACTGCGGAAAAAGTTGCAATACGTTATCAGAAGCAGCTTCCGGGTTGTAAAGTGACGATCGAAAGTGATATCCCGCTGGCACGTGGGCTTGGAAGCAGCGCGTCAGCTGTTCTGGCGGGCATTGAGCTGGCTAATCAGCTTTGTGACTTGAATCTGACCAGCGAGCAAAAATTGCAGTACGGCACAGAAATTGAAGGGCATCCAGATAATGTTGCACCAGCATTATACGGTGGGATTGTTTTCAGCGCAGAGACTGCTGATGGAATTATTGAACACTTGAAAACCGGGCCTGGTGGACTTGAGCTTGTTATTTATATCCCGGATACCGAGTTGAAAACAGAGAAGGCCCGCCGCTTGGTTCCTGACACGTTTTCCAGAAATCATGCTTCGTCTGCCAGCGCGATAAGCAATGTGATGGTCGCAGCAATGCTGTCAGGAGATTATGCGCTTGCTGGCAGAATGATGGAGCGGGATATGTTTCATGAACCATACCGCGCAGAGGTCATTCCGAATTATGAACTGATCCGCCGCAATGCTAAAAAGAAAGGTGCCTTTGGAACGGTTATCAGCGGTGCGGGACCGTCAATGATTTCGTTTGTGCCGGATGGTGAAGGAAAGCGAGTTTGCAGGGATATGAAGGAAGTACTTTCTGATTATGACGTAGCGGTGTTAAAAATTGATGAAATGGGATTAAAGGTTGAAAAATAG
- the thrC gene encoding threonine synthase yields the protein MNWRGIIDHYQEFLPVSEATPGLTLHEGNTPLIYFENLSADLGITLYGKVEGANPTGSFKDRGMVLAVAKAAEEGSKSVICASTGNTSASAAAYAARAGMHALIIIPKGKIALGKLAQAKMYGAEIIEIEGNFDDALRMVRKITEQTPVTLVNSVNPYRLEGQKTAAFEVCDYLGAAPDILAIPVGNAGNISAYWRGFKEYNKAKGVGLPRMFGFEAEGAAAIVNNQVIDDPETVATAIRIGNPASWELAVAAQDESGGKIDAVTDAEILEAFQLLTRKEGIFAEPGSCASIAGLIKQCRAGAIEPGSTATAVLTGNGLKDPQTAMDQVHVDPVSLPNDEEAVVDYVLGKVRS from the coding sequence ATGAACTGGCGTGGCATCATTGATCACTATCAAGAATTTTTACCTGTATCAGAAGCAACTCCTGGATTGACGCTTCATGAAGGAAATACACCGCTTATTTATTTTGAAAATTTATCAGCGGATCTGGGTATCACACTGTATGGAAAAGTGGAAGGTGCCAATCCGACAGGTTCGTTTAAAGACCGTGGCATGGTGCTTGCGGTTGCCAAGGCAGCAGAGGAAGGCAGCAAATCGGTGATCTGTGCATCGACCGGCAATACGTCTGCGTCAGCCGCAGCATATGCCGCAAGGGCTGGCATGCACGCACTGATTATTATCCCTAAAGGAAAAATTGCGCTCGGAAAACTGGCTCAGGCAAAAATGTACGGAGCGGAGATAATTGAGATTGAAGGTAATTTTGATGATGCGCTAAGGATGGTCCGGAAAATAACCGAGCAGACTCCGGTTACTTTAGTCAATTCGGTTAATCCATATCGGCTGGAAGGACAGAAGACAGCGGCATTTGAAGTGTGTGATTATCTTGGAGCAGCACCGGATATTTTAGCGATCCCGGTCGGAAATGCCGGAAACATCAGTGCCTACTGGAGAGGGTTTAAAGAATACAACAAAGCGAAAGGAGTGGGACTGCCACGAATGTTCGGGTTTGAAGCAGAGGGTGCCGCAGCCATTGTGAATAATCAGGTGATTGACGATCCGGAAACAGTGGCAACCGCTATCCGCATCGGTAATCCGGCGAGCTGGGAACTGGCCGTTGCAGCACAGGATGAATCAGGCGGTAAAATTGACGCCGTAACGGATGCAGAAATTTTGGAGGCATTCCAGTTGTTGACGCGAAAAGAGGGGATTTTTGCTGAGCCTGGATCATGTGCATCCATTGCCGGTCTTATAAAACAATGCCGGGCAGGAGCCATTGAACCAGGAAGTACGGCTACAGCGGTATTGACAGGGAACGGATTAAAGGACCCGCAAACTGCAATGGATCAGGTGCATGTTGACCCGGTTTCACTGCCAAACGATGAAGAAGCCGTCGTCGATTATGTGCTTGGGAAGGTGCGGTCATGA
- a CDS encoding homoserine dehydrogenase: MDKEISVGLMGFGTVGIGVYRLIENHKEKLQHQLGCHISVKRILVVDPDKDRDIRVAPDLMTVHAADILEDPEIDIVIEVMGGIERTRELLNRAFQNKKHVVTANKDLMALHGNELEDAASRNNCDLFYEASVAGGIPIIRAVKDGLVADEINKIMGIVNGTTNYILTRMDDEGLSYEDALHEAKELGFAEADPSGDVEGLDAARKMAILARLAFSVPVELSDVEVKGIRDFPVDDLKFGKQLGLTMKLIGFTHVRDHEVEVSVEPAFLPENHPLAAVKNENNAVFVNSAAVGETMYYGPGAGSLPTAAAVMSDVAAVVNNILSGIPGQSYLEPCYEKKILASNQRFGSYYVRLHVKDVCGTFTVISSIFNELDVSFERILQVPKKKDNGTAEVIIVTHETTKDNMGQALSNLQKSDVVEEVKSSYRIEGGVER; the protein is encoded by the coding sequence ATGGATAAAGAAATTTCTGTCGGACTAATGGGTTTTGGAACAGTTGGCATTGGGGTTTATCGGTTAATCGAAAATCATAAAGAAAAGTTACAGCATCAGCTTGGCTGCCATATTTCAGTTAAACGGATTTTGGTTGTGGATCCGGATAAAGACCGGGATATTCGTGTGGCTCCCGATTTAATGACGGTCCATGCTGCAGATATATTGGAGGACCCTGAAATTGATATTGTAATTGAAGTGATGGGTGGTATTGAAAGGACGCGGGAACTACTGAACAGGGCATTTCAGAATAAAAAGCACGTTGTCACTGCCAACAAGGATTTGATGGCATTGCATGGAAACGAACTTGAGGATGCTGCCTCCCGCAACAACTGCGATTTATTTTATGAAGCAAGTGTTGCTGGCGGGATTCCGATTATCCGTGCGGTGAAGGATGGCCTTGTGGCTGATGAAATTAATAAAATTATGGGAATTGTCAACGGTACTACCAACTATATTTTAACACGGATGGATGATGAAGGTCTGTCCTATGAAGATGCACTGCACGAAGCGAAGGAACTTGGGTTTGCTGAAGCAGATCCATCAGGTGATGTGGAAGGACTCGATGCAGCCAGAAAAATGGCTATTCTTGCCAGACTTGCCTTCTCAGTGCCTGTGGAGTTATCCGATGTGGAAGTAAAAGGGATCAGGGACTTTCCGGTTGATGACTTGAAATTCGGCAAGCAGCTCGGTCTGACAATGAAGTTGATCGGGTTTACACATGTCCGTGATCATGAAGTTGAAGTGAGTGTGGAACCGGCATTTTTACCGGAAAATCATCCGCTCGCTGCCGTGAAAAATGAGAACAATGCTGTATTTGTAAACAGTGCAGCGGTTGGAGAAACGATGTATTACGGACCTGGTGCCGGTAGTCTGCCGACTGCAGCAGCTGTTATGTCGGACGTTGCTGCGGTGGTAAATAATATTTTATCCGGTATTCCTGGCCAAAGTTATTTGGAACCTTGTTATGAAAAGAAAATTCTCGCCTCCAATCAGCGCTTTGGCAGTTATTATGTGAGGTTGCACGTGAAGGATGTTTGCGGCACATTCACGGTCATTTCGTCGATTTTTAATGAACTTGATGTAAGCTTTGAACGAATTTTGCAGGTGCCAAAGAAGAAGGATAATGGTACTGCAGAAGTAATTATCGTAACACATGAAACAACAAAGGATAATATGGGGCAAGCACTCAGCAATCTGCAAAAATCAGATGTTGTGGAAGAAGTAAAAAGTTCCTATCGAATTGAAGGAGGAGTAGAACGATGA
- a CDS encoding amino acid ABC transporter ATP-binding protein — protein sequence MYLNVEGLSKSFGDLEVLKNIDLNIEKGKVLSIIGPSGSGKTTLLRCLNALELPNRGKFTFHDNFKLDFSGKISKKEVLKLRRKSGMVFQSYNLFPHKTALENVTEGPVIVQKRNKEKEKKYALELLTKVGLQDKANLYPHQLSGGQQQRVGIARALAIEPELMLFDEPTSALDPELIGEVLAVMKDLARENWTMAVVTHELQFAEQVSDEVIFMDGGYIVEQGLPEKVLKAPKEERTQQFLQRILNPS from the coding sequence GTGTATTTAAATGTTGAAGGTCTATCCAAGTCATTTGGCGACCTGGAAGTGTTGAAAAATATTGATTTAAACATCGAAAAAGGGAAAGTTCTGTCTATTATCGGCCCATCCGGTTCCGGGAAAACAACTTTACTGCGCTGCTTAAATGCCCTTGAACTGCCAAACAGGGGAAAGTTTACGTTTCATGATAATTTTAAGCTCGATTTTTCTGGGAAAATTTCTAAAAAAGAAGTTTTGAAGCTGCGCCGAAAATCCGGTATGGTGTTCCAATCATATAATCTGTTTCCGCACAAAACAGCGCTGGAAAATGTGACAGAGGGCCCGGTAATAGTACAAAAACGCAACAAAGAAAAGGAAAAGAAGTATGCGCTCGAACTCCTGACAAAAGTAGGCTTGCAGGATAAGGCAAATTTGTATCCGCATCAACTCTCCGGTGGTCAGCAGCAGCGGGTTGGCATTGCGCGGGCACTGGCGATTGAACCGGAACTGATGCTGTTTGATGAACCAACCTCTGCGCTTGATCCTGAACTGATCGGTGAAGTTTTAGCGGTTATGAAAGATCTGGCGAGAGAAAATTGGACTATGGCGGTCGTAACCCATGAATTGCAATTTGCTGAACAGGTTTCTGATGAGGTGATTTTCATGGACGGTGGTTATATTGTCGAGCAAGGTTTGCCTGAAAAGGTTTTGAAGGCACCAAAAGAAGAACGAACCCAGCAATTTTTGCAGCGGATTCTAAATCCGTCCTAA
- a CDS encoding amino acid ABC transporter permease codes for MFLPNSTLLTIDATMGGWELFKNSLLPMIMGGIQYTIPLTLIAFTIGLALALLLAIMRLSKTPIVRAPSVAIVSAVRGTPLLVQLFIVFYGLPSLGLTIDPFPSAVIAFSINVGAYASEIIRASILSISKGQWEAAYTIGMTQNTALRRIIIPQAARVSVPPLSNTFISLVKDTSLASLILVTELFRKAQEIAAVTYDFMLIYIEAALLYWVVCFLLSLVQQAIESRLERHISA; via the coding sequence ATGTTTCTACCAAATAGTACGTTATTGACAATTGATGCAACGATGGGGGGCTGGGAGTTATTTAAAAACTCATTGCTGCCGATGATCATGGGCGGGATTCAATATACTATTCCGCTCACCTTAATAGCGTTCACGATTGGTCTTGCACTGGCATTGTTACTTGCAATCATGCGTCTTTCCAAGACACCGATTGTGCGTGCACCGTCCGTGGCGATTGTATCGGCTGTGCGCGGGACACCATTGCTTGTGCAGCTGTTTATTGTGTTTTACGGGCTGCCGAGTCTTGGTCTAACGATTGATCCATTTCCGAGCGCTGTCATTGCGTTTTCCATCAATGTTGGTGCCTATGCATCCGAAATTATTCGTGCATCGATTTTATCCATTTCAAAAGGGCAGTGGGAAGCGGCATACACCATCGGAATGACTCAGAACACAGCATTGCGGCGGATTATTATTCCACAGGCGGCAAGGGTTTCTGTGCCGCCATTGTCCAATACATTTATCAGTCTGGTGAAAGATACGTCGCTGGCATCACTGATTCTCGTAACGGAACTTTTCCGGAAAGCGCAGGAAATTGCTGCGGTTACGTATGATTTTATGCTGATTTATATTGAAGCGGCTCTTCTTTACTGGGTGGTTTGTTTTCTGTTGTCCCTTGTACAGCAGGCGATTGAGTCACGTCTCGAACGTCATATCTCGGCCTAG
- a CDS encoding amino acid ABC transporter substrate-binding protein: MKKVLYIVLLAGLMLVLAACGGSNEGNKQSDSANNSSGSLLDHVKETGVLTVGTEGTYAPFTFHNSQDKLTGYDVEVIREVADRMGVEVEFMETKWDAMFAGLNSKRFDVIANQVGINKERKANYDFSIPYTYTSAVVVTPKENNNVDSFDDIKGKKSAQSLTSNFEKIAEEHGAEIVNVKGLAQSIELIKQGRVDLTVNDRLAVLDYIQKQGGEQIKIAAKQDDATKTAFTFNKGNEKLVKAVNKQLKAMKEDGTLAKIGKEWFGEDVSTK; this comes from the coding sequence ATGAAAAAAGTTTTATATATCGTTTTGCTGGCGGGACTTATGCTTGTTCTTGCTGCATGCGGCGGATCCAATGAGGGAAACAAGCAGTCTGACAGTGCGAACAATTCTTCTGGAAGTCTGTTAGATCATGTAAAAGAAACCGGTGTGCTGACAGTTGGAACGGAAGGAACTTATGCACCATTCACATTCCACAATTCACAGGACAAATTGACCGGCTATGATGTGGAAGTCATCCGGGAAGTTGCCGATCGAATGGGTGTTGAAGTAGAGTTTATGGAAACGAAATGGGATGCCATGTTTGCTGGACTAAATTCGAAGCGATTTGATGTCATCGCAAACCAGGTGGGAATCAATAAGGAACGAAAAGCAAACTATGACTTCTCCATTCCGTATACGTATACATCCGCAGTGGTTGTCACTCCCAAAGAAAACAATAATGTCGACTCATTTGATGACATAAAAGGGAAGAAGTCTGCACAGTCGCTTACAAGTAATTTTGAAAAGATTGCTGAAGAACATGGAGCGGAAATTGTTAATGTGAAAGGTTTGGCTCAATCGATTGAATTGATCAAACAGGGCAGAGTGGATTTAACGGTAAATGATAGACTCGCTGTCCTTGACTATATTCAGAAACAGGGTGGAGAGCAAATTAAAATTGCTGCCAAACAAGATGACGCAACTAAAACGGCATTTACCTTTAACAAAGGAAACGAAAAACTGGTGAAAGCAGTCAATAAACAACTGAAAGCGATGAAAGAAGACGGCACATTGGCGAAAATAGGAAAAGAATGGTTTGGTGAAGATGTTTCTACCAAATAG